The Streptomyces sp. NBC_00286 nucleotide sequence CACTCCTATGGGCGAGATGTGTGGGAGCGCTCCAGGAGTCGATACAGCGCCGTGTCATGGGACAGAATGACGTCCGTGCCTTCCCTGTTGCTGATCGAGGACGACGACGCCATCCGTACGGCCCTGGAGCTGTCGCTGACGCGCCAGGGGCACCGTGTGGCCACCGCTGCCACCGGCGAGGACGGTCTGAAGCTGCTGCGCGAGCAGCGGCCCGACCTGATCGTGCTGGATGTGATGCTGCCCGGCATCGACGGGTTCGAGGTGTGCCGGCGCATCCGGCGCACGGACCAGTTGCCGATCATCCTGCTCACCGCCCGCAGTGACGACATCGATGTGGTGGTCGGGCTGGAGTCGGGGGCCGACGACTATGTCGTCAAGCCGGTGCAGGGTCGGGTGCTGGACGCCCGGATCCGGGCCGTGCTGCGGCGTGGCGAGCGGGAGGCCAACGACTCGGCGACGTTCGGCAGCCTGGTGATCGACCGCGCGGCGATGACGGTCACCAAGAACGGCGAGGATCTCCAACTGACGCCCACCGAGCTGCGGTTGCTCCTGGAGCTCAGCCGCCGGCCCGGACAGGCGCTGTCCCGCCAGCAGTTGCTGCGGCTGGTGTGGGAGCACGACTACCTCGGTGACTCGCGGCTCGTCGACGCCTGTGTGCAGCGGCTGCGCGCCAAGGTGGAGGACGTGCCCTCCTCGCCGACGCTGATCCGTACCGTGCGCGGCGTGGGATACCGGCTGGACAGTCCTCAGTGACACAAGCGCAGGACAAGCTCCGCGGCTGGGCCGCGGCGCGCAGGACGATACTGGCGGGCCTGCGGTTCACGAGCCTGCGACTGCGCCTGGTCGTCGTGTTCGCGCTCGTCGCGCTCACCGCGGCGGTGTCGGCGTCGGGCATCGCGTACTGGCTCAACCGCGAGGCCGTGCTGACCCGTACGCGGGAAGCGGTACTGCGCGACTTCCAGCAGGAGATGCAGAACCGCGCGAGCGCGCTGGCGCTGCATCCGACGCAGGAGGAACTGGAGGGTGCGGCACGTCAGATGGCGAACAGCCCGCAGGGCTTCAGTGTGCTGCTGATCGCCGAGGACGAGGCGGGGTCGACCGTCGTCGGCAACTCCGATCTGGACGACTTCTCTCTGGACGACGTGCCGAAGTCCCTCCAGAAGGCGGTGAACAGGGAGCAGAAGCTCACCTCGGGCAACGAGCACCCGCACCACCTGTACTGGCAGCAGATCCGCGACGGCGGCCATCCGTATCTGGTGGGCGGCGCGAAGGTGATCGGCGGCGGGCCGACCGGCTACATGCTCAAGTCCCTGGAGCCGGAAGCCGAGGACCTCAACTCCCTTGCCTGGTCGCTGGGGATCGCCACAGGGCTCGCGCTGATCGGTTCGGCGCTGCTCGCGCAGGCCGCCGCGACGACGGTGCTCAAGCCGGTGCACCGGCTCGGCACGGCGGCCCGGCGGCTCGGCGAGGGCAAGCTGGACACCCGGCTGCGGGTGTCTGGGACGGACGAACTCGCGGATCTGTCACGGACGTTCAACCGTGCCGCGGAGGCGCTGGAGAAACGGGTCGCGGACATGAGCGCGCGCGAGGAAGCCTCCCGCCGCTTCGTGGCGGACATGTCGCACGAGTTGCGTACGCCGCTGACCGCGATCACGGCCGTGACCGAGGTCCTGGAGGAGGAGCTCGACGCGGAGACCGGCAGCGTCGACCCGATGATCGAGCCCGCCGTACGCCTCGTCGTCAGCGAGACGCGGCGGCTGAACGACCTCGTGGAGAACCTCATGGAGGTCACCCGTTTCGACGCGGGCACGGCCCGGCTCGTCCTCGACGATGTCGACATAGCCGACCAGATCACCGCGTGCATCGACGCGCGGGCCTGGCTGGACGCGGTGGAACTGGACGCCGAGCGCGGCATCACCGCGCGTCTCGACCCGCGCCGCCTGGACGTGATCCTGGCGAACCTGATCGGCAACGCCCTCAAGCACGGCGGCTCCCCGGTGCGCGTGTCCGTGCGCGAGGAGGGGGACGACGTGCTCATCGAGGTGCAGGACCACGGCCCCGGCATCCCCGAGGAGGTCCTCCCGCACGTCTTCGACCGCTTCTACAAGGCGAGCGCCTCCCGCCCGCGCTCCGAGGGCAGCGGCCTGGGCCTGTCCATCGCCCTGGAGAACGCGCACATCCACGGCGGCGAGCTCACCGCCGCCAACTCCCCCGATTCGGGCGCTGTGTTCACGCTGAGACTGCCGCAGGACGCCTCGGTCCTGATGGAGGAGGAGGAAGACCGGCGGGAGCGGGGAAGCCGGGGGAACCGGAAGAAGAACGGCAAGTCCGGGGAGGGCGACGGCTGCAAGGGGTCCGACGGAAAGGGCACCAACGGCTCCAAGGGGGAGGCGCGATGAGCGTACGCGGCTCAAAGGGCGTACGTGGTTCGGGTGGCGTACGTCGGTTGTGTGCCGTTCTGCTCGCGGTGCCGTTGCTCGCTGTGGCGCTGGCCGGGTGCGGGATCCGGCCGACGGAGGTGCCGACGGAGTTCGGGCCGGCGCCGTCCCGGTTGTCCTGTACGGCGAGTGGACCGGATCTCGGTACGCAGTCTCCGGGCGGGATCCTCGTCCAGGTCTTCCTGCTGTGCTCCTCGCAGCTGGTGCGGGTCGACCGGATCGTGCGGGTCACCGACGGCACCACGGAGATGAACCGGGTGCAGTCCGCGCAGGCGCTCCTCGACCAGCTCGCCGCGGAGCCGACGGACACCGAGCGGCAGGCGGGCTATATGACGGACGTCCGGGAGGGCATGACGGTCGCCGAGCCGCGCCCCGGGGACCCGAAGGGCGCGCTCCGGCTGAGCACCGAGCCCGCCGCGCTCACGTCGTATGCGCTGGCCCAGCTCATCTGCACGTTCAGCGCCTCGGCCGCGGCCTCCGACGGCGGCGCGGTCATCCTCGGCGGCCCCGGCACGGACCCCGTACGCCGCTACGAGTGCACATCGGAGGTCCTCTCCCGGCCGGGCACCGAATCCCCGCCGTCGACGGAGGTCGGCCGGCCCTGAGCCGTGCGCTTGAGGGGCCGCAGGCCCCGATAGGGGCGCGGGGCTGTGACACTTGCGGCTCCGCCGCGGGGCGCGACCAGCCCCTACCGCCGCAGAATCCGACCCTGCTTCCAGCACAGCGCTCAGCGTTGTGTGGCGGACGCCTCAGCCGTATTGGGTAAGCCCTTGCGACACACGGAACCGATCCTGCCGGAGGCCGCGTCTTGGGGGGCGTGCAGCGTCAAGGCTCAAACGGCGGCAGCGTCGGGTTTCGCATCCGTGCGGCGGGAGGTGTTCTTCTCGTCGCACATCTCGCGCTTGTCGCCTGGCTCACGCTGCGTCCGCTGGACGTGCCGTGGGTGAGTGCCGCGAACCTCCGTCCGTTCGCGAGCATCAGAGCCGATCTGGCCCTGGGCCCCGAGGCGGCGGCCCGCAATATCGGCAAGGGCCTGCTGCTGCTCGCCCCGCTCGGCGTACTGCTACCCATGACCCGCGGCAGCCTGGCCGTCTCCCCGCTGCTGTCCCTGCTCCGTACGGTCGCCGCGGGCGCCCTGCTCTCCATGGCCATCGAGCTGCTGCAGACCGGGGTTCCCGGCCAGGTCGTGGACGTCGACTCGCTGCTGCTCAACACCGTGGGAGTGGCCCTGGCCCATGTGGCGGTCGTCCCTGCCGCGCGCGCCGTGCTACGCCGCCGGACCGAGACGCGGCACGGGACCGCCCTCCACAGGGAGGAAGCGGCTCAGGGTCGGACCCCGACGATTCCCAGGGTCGGGATAGCCCCGTAGAGCGACGCTTTGCCCGCTTCGTGTTTCGTAGTGTGGAAGGCAGATGAGGCAGCCACAAGGGAGGCCTCGGACGCTCACGAAGGAGCCGGAAATGAACCGCCTTGCCCGCCCCACGAACGGCCGGATGATCGGCGGAGTG carries:
- the afsQ1 gene encoding two-component system response regulator AfsQ1 — its product is MPSLLLIEDDDAIRTALELSLTRQGHRVATAATGEDGLKLLREQRPDLIVLDVMLPGIDGFEVCRRIRRTDQLPIILLTARSDDIDVVVGLESGADDYVVKPVQGRVLDARIRAVLRRGEREANDSATFGSLVIDRAAMTVTKNGEDLQLTPTELRLLLELSRRPGQALSRQQLLRLVWEHDYLGDSRLVDACVQRLRAKVEDVPSSPTLIRTVRGVGYRLDSPQ
- a CDS encoding HAMP domain-containing sensor histidine kinase, giving the protein MTQAQDKLRGWAAARRTILAGLRFTSLRLRLVVVFALVALTAAVSASGIAYWLNREAVLTRTREAVLRDFQQEMQNRASALALHPTQEELEGAARQMANSPQGFSVLLIAEDEAGSTVVGNSDLDDFSLDDVPKSLQKAVNREQKLTSGNEHPHHLYWQQIRDGGHPYLVGGAKVIGGGPTGYMLKSLEPEAEDLNSLAWSLGIATGLALIGSALLAQAAATTVLKPVHRLGTAARRLGEGKLDTRLRVSGTDELADLSRTFNRAAEALEKRVADMSAREEASRRFVADMSHELRTPLTAITAVTEVLEEELDAETGSVDPMIEPAVRLVVSETRRLNDLVENLMEVTRFDAGTARLVLDDVDIADQITACIDARAWLDAVELDAERGITARLDPRRLDVILANLIGNALKHGGSPVRVSVREEGDDVLIEVQDHGPGIPEEVLPHVFDRFYKASASRPRSEGSGLGLSIALENAHIHGGELTAANSPDSGAVFTLRLPQDASVLMEEEEDRRERGSRGNRKKNGKSGEGDGCKGSDGKGTNGSKGEAR
- a CDS encoding VanZ family protein, producing MQRQGSNGGSVGFRIRAAGGVLLVAHLALVAWLTLRPLDVPWVSAANLRPFASIRADLALGPEAAARNIGKGLLLLAPLGVLLPMTRGSLAVSPLLSLLRTVAAGALLSMAIELLQTGVPGQVVDVDSLLLNTVGVALAHVAVVPAARAVLRRRTETRHGTALHREEAAQGRTPTIPRVGIAP